AATATCTCTATATACGATTTctcccagtttttttttcccggaACTAGTGATCTATCCAGTAAGTAAATTCtttgaatttcattttatttcattatccTTATGCAGTGTAATTTGTAGTGAAACGCATGTAAGTTCATTTATCGTACATGCACGCAAGCACGTGTGATTGTACCAGGGATCTTCCTTAACGGCAACTAAACCTGTTGCAGCACAGCCACACTGTCCACAGTGCGCTGTCCAATTATGCTAAATATGCTACGAAATACTGTCGTTCgcattttgctttctttcggCCATTCTTTCGCTAACCGTAATTGCATCTTTGGCCGGCCCTGTCACTGTCGCTTTGGCAGCGTTTGCGACCGTCCGAAGCGGCATGCCTTTGCAGCTGGTGGTATTTTGGGGTGTCAGCCTGTTGAACCTGTTTTCTATTCGATGAAATTTTCTTATATGCTCCGCCAACCCGATCGAGCGACTGAACACCCTGGAGCACACTCTACATTTGAACGACCTTCCAATTTGTTGGTGTACTTGCTGGCAAAACGaacgaggaaaacaaaacggcaatgtataaaaaaaaaagttaagcaaaacaaatttgtcTGCAAATCCTTCTACTTACCATGTGGTACTGGTACGTTTTGAGATGTTCGAAGCGTTTGCCGCAGATGTTGCACGTTGTTTTGAACATGTTATCATGTACCATGGCACCGCTGTGTTGCTGCGCGCTGCCTTTAGTCTTCAACTTCTCCGGACGGGGTGGACGAGGGGACGTGGGTTTGCTCTTTTGCTCGAGCCTTTGCGCATTTACCACCGTGCGGCTACACGTGGGACGCTGTTGGCTGTGATGTTGCGTTTGGCGCATATCCTGCCTCTGTGCTGATGGTTTCTCTCGATCGGCCGGTACAACCGTGTTGTTCAAACTGTCGTCCCAATCTATCTCCCCATACTCTTCCTCGGAAGTTAGTATTTCACCCGGCTCGATGTAGTTGCTGCAGTAGGCAGGTTCGTTCTCTATTACCGTCTCTTTTCCTTTGATGACGGGCTGGATGGAAAGCTTTTCTACCGGTGCACTCCGCTGTTCGTTAGATGTCTTAATAACCCGTGGTTTGGTGGTGCCGTCCTCACCAGAAGCATCGAAAACCATCGAGCTGTCCAATGTTCTGGTTGCTTCACGGGGCGCTTCCTCAGCACTAACGGCCAATGCAGCACTTATCTCATTAAAGTAAGCATCATTGCTCAGGCAGGTGTTCCGGAAAATGCTCGACACTTTCAACTTATCCGTACACATCACGCACATCGCGTAGGATGCTTTATGGTTCTCAGTAATCTACAAAACcagccaaaaaaaacggttttaGAGTTTGTCTTACTTCGGCAAAGGGATTAGCAAAGTATGCGTCGCTTACCTGAATGCCCGTGAATCGCACTACATCCTCAAGGGTAAGCAGGCACGCTAGTACCTCATCCATGGGAACTAAGCTATCTTCCTCCTGACACAAACAAAATCGACAAACGCTTAGCATCGTTTGCGCACCGGCGGAACGGGCCATTGTGAACCGGCAGCGCCTTTGGGTTTTGTTGGTAAACAAGCCGCGCCATCGACAAATGTCAAACATCAGAGAAGAGCACCCGCTGCGcagattcgagcagttttctgcgtagttttttgcgtcgttttgtgtcaaaaaatacgcaaaaaacagcccgctgcgcaaagcgacggaagaaatcaaggcgttcggagaattttatcatgccatctttttccctccaacggcaaatttgtcaagcagctcgtcgagctgcccgtccctggctccgcctcattcccctcgcctgagcgcgctgccgaaggtttggatgtgttggtgcgtcagacggccaatcgctgtcagccgtcgtccgtgctttttccctccatagcgctatctctttctcgcgtgtggtcaatgctcgcgagctgttgtggcgcctaaaaatgccgttaacaaacattgcggcgatgaagttgcattttcacaaatcaaaccaaaaaagcgcaatgagttcaaacgctgcaatgtaaaaatgaccaaggaaacGCCAGCtcacgcgcagaaccctaattcgcattgacacgttcagcccggcgctgattttcattaaCTTTCCGTTCCACCAGCAtcaagaacgcaagctgattgtgaaaccggcatactggaaagtccactggtagtccctggggcctgccatcgaactgaacgtgctaagcattaagcataacactaagctgttgatttcgtttgttgtggattacatagatatgttaagcatcctgcgcatggttgtgagtgtgcttgtgtatgcaaaactgtcgtcaaatgtaatttcttccggaatgttatgatccatcggtcaaagaaaggaaggtgttcatgaaaggcggaaagacgaattgaggtcacaggccctaaaattgtagtcgccatggggggaggggaggtgcaaatggttttctccagccacggagccctaaagaccatctttccgagggcccttgtcgctaataatctgtccacttgtagacatacggcatactacagactagagatcttcggcgaccggcTAGTCCACCTATCGTTAGGTCTGTCGCTGGTtcatggccgtgtttttttatcgtggaggtgcatccttccccctgcctgcagcgtatgcatcgagcaggagacagtgtggcagtatgcaagttgcccgctggataggagcgatcCCGCGGCACCTCATtactcacatctgcatgcccgtcgtggattctaaccgcgtatgaaccgtccgccgtagcaagggctgactatccggctacgtggtactcaagtcctgaaaagaccgacatgatcgcgtaggctattaccccaacaataataataataataataataagaagaagaacttagcataacagtccacacccggagAAGAGATTGGCTTGTCTTTATTGCTGCCggactaccgctgtgacgcgacaaacgCACGAAATGCcctcgaccaaaggacatgaacctaccgagccgaacccattccaaggcagtgccagtcgaacggcgtcatgataccggcttgcccagccaacaagccaccagattctggacggacaggtgcagcaccatacgcgcaccgtaataaacaaatccagaatcttcttttgtatggattcaattcaaaatgttgtttccacttgcgtccgctagctgaattagaaataaatgtgcaacaaatcacacgcacgtttgcttaaatcatatgtctttttaatacccccaacagcagagccgatcgcaaagatgccaatgccaatggttgtgttgtctctcaggtagcgagatcaaaaatgcatggactttgtagccgcagcggatgaaaatgtacgcatcagaatcaaatagttttggggtttccacacacacacacacacacatgcacgtacgcgtgcacacacacatgcacgtacgcgcgcacgtacgcgcgcacgcgagcacgcactcacgaaagcgcgcacgcgataacgcacctacgaacccacgcacacgcacgagcgagtacggctacgttatcggtagaacggctgattcagctatcttgtagcgcatcctcatccaaagcgccgggcggggtgggggatcgcggcatgatagagtgaacggtcactttccccgcgctttgtgtgtgtgcgtgtgtgtgtcgagacccgaaaactcgagacagatttcggtacataaaaaaaaatattgccactatacattgctatatgatgcttagaaggtcgttgaagcgtcaaacatgttcaaattaaaaaaaaaattagattagtgttagacgttctcctacgcttgttttaaataggcttcttcaccctcaattggcaggggcatcgaatggtctcatcagcagcggcacgaaataaaataaaccatcaatacaccgataacactttaaatcccaaaatgaaccagcttctcctcccgcatcgtcaaggtcacacacgaataaataaatgctaacacccaccaattacaatacacaaccgcaatgtacatatacaccaacgcatacacactgattagctgacggcgaaaggcacgggctgaagcgcaagtataaggcaaggcagggaggggaagggagttagaggaagaggaggaggaaggaatgggcgccaatatttttgaatttttcggccgtttttttttttgctccaccgtctgaaatagttcatccattccttcaacagatggcgctcgttccgcacctaaaaactgcaataaatacggTAGCCATCGTAGTTTcggctgaagtccagcgctgttttttgcgtattttttgacacaaaacgacgcaaaaaactacgcagaaaactgctcgaatctgCGCAGCgggaatatttttgaatttttcggccgttttttttttgctccaccgtctgaaatagttcatccattccttcaacagatggcgctcgttccgcacctaaaaactgcaataaatacggTAGCCATCGTAGTTTcggctgaagtccagcgctgtttttttgcgtattttttgacacaaaacgacgcaaaaaactacgcagaaaactgctcgaatctgCGCAGCGggtttttgcgtcgttttgtgtcaaaaaatacgcaaaaaacagcgctggacttcagccgAAACTACGATGCCCGCTGCGcagattcgagcagttttctgcgtagttttttgcgtcgttttgtgtcaaaaaatacgcaaaaaacagcgctggacttcagccgAAACTACGATGGCTAccgtatttattgcagtttttaggtgcggaacgagcgccatctgttgaaggaatggatgaactatttcagacggtggagcaaaaaaaaaacggccgaaaaattcaaaaatattggcgcccataccttcctcctcctcttcctctaactcccttcccctccctgccttgccttatacttgcgcttcagcccgtgcctttcgccgtcagctaatcagtgtgtatgcgttggtgtatatgtacattgcggttgtgtattgtaattggtgggtgttagcatttatttattcgtgtgtgaccttgacgatgcgggaggagaagctggttcattttgggatttaaagtgttatcggtgtattgatggtttattttatttcgtgccgctgctgatgagaccattcgatgcccctgccaattgagggtgaagaagcctatttaaaacaagcgtaggagaacgtctaacactaatctaatttttttttaatttgaacatgtttgacgcttcaacgaccttctaagcatcatatagcaatgtatagtggcaatattttttttttatgtaccgaaatctgtctcgagttttcgggtctcgacacacacacgcacacacacaaagcgcggggaagtgaccgttcactctatcatgccgcgatcccccaccccgcccggcgctttggatgaggatgcgctacaagatagctgaatcagccgttctaccgataacgtagccgtactcgctcgtgcgtgtgcgtgggttcgtaggtgcgttatcgcgtgcgcgctttcgtgagtgcgtgctcgcgtgcgcgcgtacgtgcgcgcgtacgtgcatgtgtgtgtgcacgcgtacgtgcatgtgtgtgtgtgtgtgtgtggaaaccccaaaactatttgattctgatgcgtacattttcatccgctgcggctacaaagtccatgcatttttgatctcgctacctgagagacaacacaaccattggcattggcatctttgcgatcggctctgctgttgggggtattaaaaagacatatgatttaagcaaacgtgcgtgtgatttgttgcacatttatttctaattcagctagcggacgcaagtggaaacaacattttgaattgaatccatacaaaagaagattctggatttgtttattacggtgcgcgtatggtgctgcacctgtccgtccagaatctggtggcttgttggctgggcaagccggtatcatgacgccgttcgactggcactgccttggaatgggttcggctcggtaggttcatgtcctttggtcgaggGCATTTCGTGcgtttgtcgcgtcacagcggtagtccGGCAGCAATAAAGACAAGCCAATCTCTTctccgggtgtggactgttatgctaagttcttcttcttattattattattattattattgttggggtaatagcctacgcgatcatgtcggtcttttcaggacttgagtaccacgtagccggatagtcagcccttgctacggcggacggttcatacgcggttagaatccacgacgggcatgcagatgtgagtaATGAGGTGCCGCGGgatcgctcctatccagcgggcaacttgcatactgccacactgtctcctgctcgatgcatacgctgcaggcagggggaaggatgcacctccacgataaaaaaacacggccatgaACCAGCGACAGACCTAACGATAGGTGGACTAgccggtcgccgaagatctctagtctgtagtatgccgtatgtctacaagtggacagattattagcgacaagggccctcggaaagatggtctttagggctccgtggctggagaaaaccatttgcacctcccctccccccatggcgactacaattttagggcctgtgacctcaattcgtctttccgcctttcatgaacaccttcctttctttgaccgatggatcataacattccggaagaaattacatttgacgacagttttgcatacacaagcacactcacaaccatgcgcaggatgcttaacatatctatgtaatccacaacaaacgaaatcaacagcttagtgttatgcttaatgcttagcacgttcagttcgatggcaggccccagg
This genomic interval from Anopheles merus strain MAF chromosome 3L, AmerM5.1, whole genome shotgun sequence contains the following:
- the LOC121600568 gene encoding uncharacterized protein LOC121600568 yields the protein MFDICRWRGLFTNKTQRRCRFTMARSAGAQTMLSVCRFCLCQEEDSLVPMDEVLACLLTLEDVVRFTGIQITENHKASYAMCVMCTDKLKVSSIFRNTCLSNDAYFNEISAALAVSAEEAPREATRTLDSSMVFDASGEDGTTKPRVIKTSNEQRSAPVEKLSIQPVIKGKETVIENEPAYCSNYIEPGEILTSEEEYGEIDWDDSLNNTVVPADREKPSAQRQDMRQTQHHSQQRPTCSRTVVNAQRLEQKSKPTSPRPPRPEKLKTKGSAQQHSGAMVHDNMFKTTCNICGKRFEHLKTYQYHMQVHQQIGRSFKCRVCSRVFSRSIGLAEHIRKFHRIENRFNRLTPQNTTSCKGMPLRTVANAAKATVTGPAKDAITVSERMAERKQNANDSIS